In Paraconexibacter algicola, the following proteins share a genomic window:
- a CDS encoding MlaD family protein has translation MSRSRGSLPVRLARGAWSFIDPQLKAGRIPLTRTMFLMLVAAACVFVGYTLVKKNVQLPFTDEPYYVEMVMPDARGLLPSKEPAVGVAGVAVGKVVKATVENGQARLRLRLEPQLKGKIFRNASAFVRPTSILQTLIVNISPGDPRTGALPDDQVIPASRTGGFVAIDDLTGILDPGTQAQVQVVLNQAADALGGREKEIRRIFTKLGRLTDGVTPLAQALAERRRLLSSLTVNLEKLTRTTGDRGRQLAAAVDLGSRTLAVTQRRAPELEQTTRELAPTLRQTQATLASTRRLAGSLVPALDALNPVTGKLAPTADKLRALTPELDRFLASGKRVIDVGATPVGQLAEGLRGQEARVRRDQIPALQELGRLSQLLFDYRNGIVQTAVNLSGAVSTVRNAGPAANVKIVKLELPAGGLGLTAAQARQRVGSSTRLGVMLAKMLEYSCRDGSRSACGLRFQLPGLPRTAQLKPRTGTGG, from the coding sequence ATGAGCCGGTCGCGCGGATCCCTGCCGGTGCGCCTCGCCCGCGGCGCGTGGTCGTTCATCGACCCGCAGCTGAAGGCCGGGCGGATCCCGCTCACGCGGACGATGTTCCTCATGCTCGTCGCCGCGGCCTGCGTGTTCGTCGGCTACACGCTGGTGAAGAAGAACGTGCAGCTGCCGTTCACCGACGAGCCCTACTACGTCGAGATGGTCATGCCCGACGCGCGCGGCCTGCTCCCCAGCAAGGAGCCGGCGGTCGGCGTCGCCGGGGTGGCGGTCGGCAAGGTCGTCAAGGCGACCGTCGAGAACGGCCAGGCGCGGCTGCGGCTGCGGCTCGAGCCGCAGCTCAAGGGCAAGATCTTCCGCAACGCCAGCGCGTTCGTCCGCCCGACGAGCATCCTGCAGACGCTGATCGTGAACATCTCCCCGGGCGACCCGCGGACCGGCGCGCTGCCCGACGACCAGGTGATCCCCGCGTCGCGCACCGGCGGCTTCGTGGCGATCGACGACCTCACCGGCATCCTCGACCCCGGCACCCAGGCGCAGGTCCAGGTCGTGCTCAACCAGGCGGCCGACGCGCTCGGCGGCCGCGAGAAGGAGATCCGCCGGATCTTCACGAAGCTCGGCCGCCTCACCGACGGCGTGACGCCGCTGGCCCAGGCCCTCGCCGAGCGCCGCCGGCTGCTCTCGTCGCTGACCGTCAACCTCGAGAAGCTCACGCGCACGACCGGGGACCGCGGCCGCCAGCTCGCCGCCGCCGTCGACCTCGGCAGCCGCACGCTCGCGGTCACGCAGCGGCGCGCCCCCGAGCTCGAGCAGACCACGCGCGAGCTCGCGCCGACGCTCCGCCAGACGCAGGCGACGCTCGCGTCGACCCGGCGGCTCGCCGGCTCGCTGGTCCCGGCGCTCGACGCGCTCAACCCCGTCACCGGCAAGCTCGCCCCGACGGCCGACAAGCTCCGGGCGCTCACGCCCGAGCTCGACCGCTTCCTCGCCTCCGGCAAGCGCGTCATCGACGTCGGCGCGACCCCGGTCGGCCAGCTCGCCGAGGGCCTGCGCGGGCAGGAGGCGCGGGTGCGACGCGACCAGATCCCGGCCCTGCAGGAGCTCGGTCGCCTGTCGCAGCTGCTGTTCGACTACCGCAACGGGATCGTGCAGACCGCGGTGAACCTCAGCGGCGCCGTCTCCACCGTCCGCAACGCGGGCCCGGCCGCGAACGTGAAGATCGTGAAGCTCGAGCTGCCCGCCGGGGGCCTGGGCCTGACCGCGGCGCAGGCACGCCAGCGGGTCGGGTCGAGCACCCGGCTCGGGGTGATGCTCGCGAAGATGCTCGAGTACAGCTGCCGCGACGGCAGCCGCTCGGCGTGCGGGCTGCGCTTCCAGCTCCCGGGGCTGCCGCGGACCGCGCAGCTGAAGCCGCGGACGGGCACGGGAGGCTGA
- a CDS encoding valine--tRNA ligase, with protein sequence MTALQDRKRFEPSEVEPRITQAWLAAGLHHPEPQGTSASNYSIAIPPPNVTGALHMGHALNGAIQDTLVRWQRMHGRLAKWILGTDHAGIATQTQVEKLLVREGTSREEVGREEFTRRVWEWREQYGGTIVGQFERLGSSCDYDDERFTLDDQYVRAVLKVFVDLYEQGLIYRDLYMVNWDPGSGSAISDLEVEDREVTDTLYSIAYPLTDGSGEVVVATVRPETMLADTAVAVNPQDERFAHLVGRTVRLPLTDRELTIIADDYVKTDFGTGCLKITPGHDPNDFEIGRRHGLQELTAIGEDGRIVAELGGPYAGLKALEAREAMVADLRAQGLVRAEEPYTHTVPFSHRSGERIEPLISLQWFMRMDELAAPAIEVVRDGTVRIHPETQARRYVEWLENIRPWCISRQLWWGHQIPVWYRGDEVHAGLEAPEGEGWERDPDVLDTWFSSALWPFATLGWPDETPELAAFYPTDVLSTARDILFLWVARMVMMGLRFTGDVPFRDVYIHSVIQAPDGRRMSKSLGTGINPLDLIEGGPRPPVFAKKPGEDPGEFPAYGADAVRFGLLAMSSVQDVRFSEERVQQGQQLANKLFNATRFVLSKVGEAPAEHPPAPVTLEDRWILSRLTAFQEQTDEHLRAFDFSKAALGLYDFVYGELCDWYLELIKAREVDADLSALLAHVLRTTLATAHPFIPFVTEDLWAHVPGADGLLAAAEAPAADLARRDPDADAAIAAVIGAVQAVRGWRDGAQIKPGAFLPARLRADLPDGAAALIARLARLAWTEEGEAAAAVPVPGGLVEILASDDVDPAKEAAKRDARIAELRQEIARAEGKLGNAGFVAKAPEAVVAAEREKLARLQAELADLGGA encoded by the coding sequence ATGACCGCCCTTCAGGACCGCAAGCGCTTCGAGCCCTCGGAGGTCGAGCCCCGCATCACGCAGGCGTGGCTGGCCGCCGGCCTGCACCACCCCGAGCCGCAGGGCACGTCCGCGTCGAACTACTCGATCGCGATCCCGCCGCCGAACGTCACCGGCGCGCTGCACATGGGCCACGCCCTCAACGGGGCGATCCAGGACACGCTCGTGCGCTGGCAGCGGATGCACGGGCGCCTGGCGAAGTGGATCCTCGGCACCGACCACGCGGGCATCGCCACCCAGACCCAGGTCGAGAAGCTGCTCGTGCGCGAGGGCACGAGCCGCGAGGAGGTCGGCCGCGAGGAGTTCACGCGCCGCGTCTGGGAGTGGCGCGAGCAGTACGGCGGCACGATCGTCGGCCAGTTCGAGCGGCTCGGCTCCTCCTGCGACTACGACGACGAGCGCTTCACGCTCGACGACCAGTACGTGCGCGCCGTCCTGAAGGTCTTCGTCGACCTCTACGAGCAGGGCCTGATCTACCGCGACCTCTACATGGTCAACTGGGACCCGGGCTCCGGCTCGGCGATCTCCGACCTCGAGGTCGAGGACCGCGAGGTCACCGACACGCTCTACTCGATCGCCTACCCGCTGACGGACGGCAGCGGCGAGGTCGTCGTGGCGACGGTGCGGCCGGAGACGATGCTCGCCGACACCGCGGTCGCGGTGAACCCGCAGGACGAGCGGTTCGCGCACCTCGTGGGGCGGACGGTGCGGCTCCCGCTCACCGACCGCGAGCTGACGATCATCGCCGACGACTACGTCAAGACCGACTTCGGCACCGGCTGCCTGAAGATCACGCCCGGGCACGACCCCAACGACTTCGAGATCGGCCGCCGCCACGGCCTGCAGGAGCTCACCGCGATCGGCGAGGACGGCCGGATCGTCGCCGAGCTCGGCGGCCCCTACGCGGGCCTGAAGGCGCTCGAGGCGCGCGAGGCGATGGTCGCCGACCTGCGCGCGCAGGGCCTCGTCCGGGCCGAGGAGCCCTACACGCACACCGTGCCCTTCAGCCACCGCTCGGGCGAGCGGATCGAGCCGCTCATCAGCCTCCAGTGGTTCATGCGCATGGACGAGCTCGCCGCGCCGGCGATCGAGGTCGTGCGCGACGGCACGGTGCGCATCCACCCCGAGACGCAGGCCCGCCGCTACGTCGAGTGGCTCGAGAACATCCGTCCCTGGTGCATCAGCCGGCAGCTGTGGTGGGGCCACCAGATCCCGGTCTGGTACCGCGGCGACGAGGTCCACGCCGGGCTCGAGGCGCCCGAGGGGGAGGGCTGGGAGCGCGACCCCGACGTCCTCGACACGTGGTTCAGCTCGGCGCTGTGGCCGTTCGCGACGCTCGGCTGGCCCGACGAGACGCCCGAGCTCGCCGCGTTCTACCCGACCGACGTGCTCTCGACCGCGCGGGACATCCTCTTCCTGTGGGTCGCCCGCATGGTGATGATGGGCCTGCGGTTCACCGGCGACGTGCCGTTCCGCGACGTGTACATCCACTCGGTCATCCAGGCGCCCGACGGCCGCCGGATGAGCAAGTCGCTGGGCACCGGCATCAACCCGCTCGACCTGATCGAGGGCGGCCCGCGCCCGCCGGTCTTCGCGAAGAAGCCGGGGGAGGACCCGGGCGAGTTCCCCGCCTACGGGGCGGACGCCGTGCGCTTCGGCCTGCTGGCGATGTCCTCGGTGCAGGACGTGCGCTTCAGCGAGGAGCGCGTCCAGCAGGGCCAGCAGCTCGCGAACAAGCTCTTCAACGCGACGCGGTTCGTGCTCTCCAAGGTCGGCGAGGCCCCGGCTGAGCACCCGCCCGCACCGGTGACGCTCGAGGACCGCTGGATCCTCTCGCGGCTCACCGCGTTCCAGGAGCAGACCGACGAGCACCTGCGCGCGTTCGACTTCTCGAAGGCGGCGCTCGGGCTCTACGACTTCGTCTACGGCGAGCTGTGCGACTGGTACCTCGAGCTGATCAAGGCCCGCGAGGTCGACGCCGACCTCTCGGCGCTGCTCGCGCACGTGCTGCGCACGACGCTCGCGACCGCGCACCCGTTCATCCCGTTCGTCACCGAGGACCTGTGGGCGCACGTGCCGGGCGCCGACGGCCTGCTCGCCGCCGCCGAGGCGCCGGCCGCCGACCTCGCCCGCCGGGACCCCGACGCCGACGCCGCGATCGCCGCGGTCATCGGGGCGGTCCAGGCGGTCCGTGGCTGGCGCGACGGCGCGCAGATCAAGCCGGGCGCGTTCCTGCCGGCGCGGCTGCGGGCCGACCTGCCCGACGGGGCGGCGGCGCTGATCGCGCGGCTCGCGCGCCTGGCGTGGACCGAGGAGGGCGAGGCCGCGGCCGCCGTCCCCGTGCCGGGCGGGCTCGTGGAGATCCTCGCCTCCGACGACGTCGACCCCGCCAAGGAGGCGGCCAAGCGCGACGCGCGGATCGCCGAGCTGCGGCAGGAGATCGCGCGCGCGGAGGGCAAGCTCGGCAACGCGGGCTTCGTCGCCAAGGCGCCCGAGGCGGTCGTCGCAGCCGAGCGCGAGAAGCTCGCGCGCCTGCAGGCCGAGCTCGCGGACCTCGGCGGGGCATGA
- a CDS encoding zinc ribbon domain-containing protein → MHTQLAVFGIDPGPLNTAANLTILFLFVTWLALVYYTYSDARRRIADPMVIGCATAASLFPFVGTIVYMIVRPPEYLDDVRERELEMQAAEARLHQLNYFLCPHCDYEVEKEFLRCPSCLRKLKDACTTCSKPLDPEWKICPYCETEIPGKTPTRRRRRQSLNEPTEQQAAGPQ, encoded by the coding sequence ATGCACACCCAGCTCGCCGTCTTCGGGATCGATCCCGGTCCGCTGAACACCGCGGCCAACCTGACGATCCTCTTCCTCTTCGTCACCTGGCTCGCGCTCGTCTACTACACCTACTCCGACGCGCGCCGGCGGATCGCCGACCCGATGGTCATCGGCTGCGCGACCGCCGCGTCGCTGTTCCCGTTCGTCGGGACGATCGTCTACATGATCGTCCGGCCGCCGGAGTACCTCGACGACGTGCGCGAGCGCGAGCTCGAGATGCAGGCGGCCGAGGCGCGGCTGCACCAGCTGAACTACTTCCTCTGCCCGCACTGCGACTACGAGGTCGAGAAGGAGTTCCTGCGCTGCCCGTCGTGCCTGCGCAAGCTCAAGGACGCGTGCACGACCTGCAGCAAGCCGCTGGACCCCGAGTGGAAGATCTGCCCCTACTGCGAGACGGAGATCCCGGGGAAGACCCCGACGCGCCGTCGCCGCCGGCAGTCGCTGAACGAGCCCACGGAGCAGCAGGCGGCCGGACCGCAGTAG
- a CDS encoding Maf family protein, giving the protein MLVLASGSPQRRTILARLGVAFDVRPADVEELAAGEPHAVARENALLKARTVAAALAPPETDALVLGVDTLVALDGVIYGKPTDEEHARATLRALSGATHDVVSGLALVQGDVVEAATAVTRVTFRRLDPATIDWYLALGEWRGRAGGYAIQEAGGALVRSIEGDYQNVVGLPVSLLLDRRPGLLH; this is encoded by the coding sequence GTGCTCGTCCTCGCCTCCGGCAGCCCGCAGCGCCGCACGATCCTGGCACGGCTGGGCGTCGCCTTCGACGTCCGGCCCGCGGACGTCGAGGAGCTGGCCGCGGGGGAGCCGCACGCCGTCGCCCGCGAGAACGCGCTGCTGAAGGCGCGGACCGTCGCGGCGGCGCTCGCGCCGCCGGAGACGGACGCGCTGGTCCTGGGCGTCGACACGCTCGTCGCCCTCGACGGCGTCATCTACGGCAAGCCCACCGACGAGGAGCACGCGCGGGCGACCCTGCGCGCGCTCTCGGGGGCCACGCACGACGTCGTCAGCGGGCTCGCCCTGGTGCAGGGCGACGTCGTGGAGGCGGCGACGGCGGTCACCCGCGTCACGTTCCGCCGCCTGGACCCGGCGACGATCGACTGGTACCTGGCGCTCGGCGAGTGGCGCGGACGCGCCGGCGGCTACGCCATCCAGGAGGCCGGCGGCGCGCTCGTGCGCAGCATCGAGGGCGACTACCAGAACGTCGTCGGCCTGCCCGTCAGCCTGCTCCTGGACCGCCGTCCCGGCCTCCTGCACTGA
- a CDS encoding rod shape-determining protein: MGIFSYLTGFGGRDMAVDLGTANTLVYVRGRGIVLSEPSVVAIDSRTGEVHAVGIEAKRMLGRTPGTIQAIRPLKDGVIADFDVTEEMLRHFIQKVHQNRWAHPRVVVCVPSGVTGVEKRAVEEACLSAGARQAYLIEEPMAAAIGAGLPVGEPTGSMVVDIGGGTSEVAVISLGGIVVSQSIRIGGDELDEAIINYAKREYKLLIGQQTAEEVKLEIGSAYPMDEEVQAEIRGRDMVSGLPKTVVLTSEEIRQALEEPLAQILDAVKETLDRTPPELASDIMDRGIMLAGGGSLLQGLDERLREETQMPAHLAESPLTCVAVGSGRSLEEFEVIHRTSKTSRNRRRRV; encoded by the coding sequence ATGGGCATCTTCAGCTATCTCACCGGGTTCGGTGGCCGCGACATGGCCGTCGACCTCGGCACGGCCAACACCCTCGTCTACGTGCGCGGGCGCGGCATCGTGCTCTCCGAGCCGAGCGTCGTCGCGATCGACTCGCGCACGGGGGAGGTGCACGCCGTCGGGATCGAGGCCAAGCGCATGCTCGGCCGCACCCCCGGGACGATCCAGGCCATCCGGCCGCTGAAGGACGGCGTCATCGCCGACTTCGACGTGACGGAGGAGATGCTCCGCCACTTCATCCAGAAGGTCCACCAGAACCGCTGGGCGCACCCGCGCGTCGTCGTCTGCGTGCCCTCCGGCGTCACCGGCGTCGAGAAGCGCGCGGTCGAGGAGGCCTGCCTGTCCGCCGGCGCCCGCCAGGCGTACCTCATCGAGGAGCCGATGGCCGCCGCGATCGGGGCCGGGCTGCCCGTGGGCGAGCCGACCGGCTCGATGGTCGTCGACATCGGCGGCGGCACCAGCGAGGTCGCGGTGATCTCGCTCGGCGGCATCGTCGTCAGCCAGTCGATCCGCATCGGCGGCGACGAGCTCGACGAGGCGATCATCAACTACGCCAAGCGCGAGTACAAGCTCCTCATCGGTCAGCAGACCGCCGAGGAGGTCAAGCTCGAGATCGGCTCGGCCTACCCGATGGACGAGGAGGTCCAGGCCGAGATCCGGGGCCGCGACATGGTCTCCGGACTGCCGAAGACCGTCGTCCTCACCAGCGAGGAGATCCGGCAGGCGCTCGAGGAGCCGCTCGCCCAGATCCTCGACGCGGTCAAGGAGACGCTGGACCGCACACCGCCCGAGCTCGCCTCGGACATCATGGACCGGGGCATCATGCTCGCGGGCGGCGGCTCCCTGCTGCAGGGGCTCGACGAGCGCCTGCGCGAGGAGACGCAGATGCCCGCCCACCTCGCCGAGTCGCCGCTCACCTGCGTCGCCGTCGGCTCGGGCCGCTCCCTCGAGGAGTTCGAGGTGATCCACCGCACGAGCAAGACCTCGCGCAACCGCCGCCGGAGGGTCTGA
- a CDS encoding MlaD family protein, which produces MDHRIPKVGVVISILLAFGALLTFIFLNQRFQGPDPTAFLRNPYELKARFTDNKTLPTKQPVLFRGINVGTVTRVDYDRGRRESVVTFTLDPDFRLKQDAVIRIGARSLLGDPYLAVDSRGSAGARELRSGEIVERTETSVDFDEALAFLDEEGRRRVRSLITTVAQATNAPGNGERLNGTLAGVSRTVNELHTLTKTVRGQEPQIAELVRSANTVLTTLGDREQSIRRIVTGGRSTLEALGSNTASLERGLDELPRLLDSGRTSLTRLQPLFTEARPVFLKLSDAAPALARALDPKARVPLGDVVDDLNAILRGLKPLNAEAQPTLRRLEPLLKDLLPVVQAGVPGARNLVPALEYLTPRSKSIATGYALLAGALKNRDAGGRYARVGFGIDLNETADGPETGASNPYPGPDDALDPKPFTGDYPRIVPCTVPPRSTPKAPCR; this is translated from the coding sequence GTGGACCATCGCATCCCCAAGGTCGGCGTCGTCATCTCGATCCTGCTCGCGTTCGGGGCGCTGCTGACCTTCATCTTCCTCAACCAGCGGTTCCAGGGCCCCGACCCGACCGCGTTCCTGCGCAACCCCTACGAGCTGAAGGCGCGCTTCACCGACAACAAGACGCTGCCGACCAAGCAGCCCGTCCTGTTCCGGGGCATCAACGTCGGCACCGTGACGCGCGTCGACTACGACCGCGGCCGCCGCGAGTCGGTGGTGACGTTCACGCTGGACCCCGACTTCCGCCTCAAGCAGGACGCGGTCATCCGGATCGGGGCGCGGAGCCTCCTGGGCGACCCGTACCTCGCGGTCGACTCGCGCGGCAGCGCCGGGGCGCGCGAGCTGCGCTCCGGGGAGATCGTGGAGCGGACCGAGACGAGCGTCGACTTCGACGAGGCGCTCGCCTTCCTGGACGAGGAGGGCCGCCGCCGCGTCCGCTCGCTCATCACCACCGTCGCGCAGGCCACCAACGCGCCCGGCAACGGGGAGCGGCTGAACGGCACGCTCGCCGGGGTCTCGCGGACGGTGAACGAGCTGCACACGCTGACGAAGACCGTCCGCGGCCAGGAGCCGCAGATCGCGGAGCTCGTGCGCAGCGCCAACACGGTGCTCACGACGCTCGGGGACCGGGAGCAGTCGATCCGCCGGATCGTCACCGGCGGGCGCAGCACGCTCGAGGCGCTCGGCTCGAACACCGCCTCGCTGGAGCGCGGCCTGGACGAGCTGCCCCGGCTGCTGGACAGCGGCCGCACCTCCCTGACGCGGCTGCAGCCGCTGTTCACCGAGGCGCGCCCGGTGTTCCTCAAGCTCAGCGACGCCGCCCCGGCGCTCGCCCGGGCGCTGGATCCGAAGGCCCGCGTCCCGCTCGGGGACGTCGTCGACGACCTCAACGCGATCCTCCGCGGCCTGAAGCCGCTGAACGCCGAGGCGCAGCCGACGCTGCGGCGCCTCGAGCCGCTGCTGAAGGACCTGCTCCCCGTGGTCCAGGCGGGCGTGCCCGGTGCGCGGAACCTCGTCCCCGCGCTCGAGTACCTGACGCCGCGGTCGAAGTCGATCGCGACGGGCTACGCGCTGCTCGCCGGCGCCCTGAAGAACCGGGACGCGGGCGGTCGCTACGCGCGGGTCGGCTTCGGCATCGACCTCAACGAGACGGCGGACGGGCCGGAGACCGGCGCGAGCAACCCGTACCCGGGACCCGACGACGCGCTCGACCCCAAGCCGTTCACGGGCGACTACCCGCGGATCGTGCCGTGCACGGTGCCGCCCCGGAGCACCCCGAAGGCGCCGTGCCGGTAG
- a CDS encoding bifunctional folylpolyglutamate synthase/dihydrofolate synthase, whose protein sequence is MSASAAAADAERWLLALENFGIRPGLDRMSALLAALALPDRPTVHLVGTNGKTSTTLLCAAMLQRAGLRAGAYVSPHVESFADRIHVGGAPLTDAAFGGLAGEVRAAVATLPDGAGQFEALTAIALLAFARDGADVQVLEAGLGGRLDATNAVRSDVQVLTSVGLDHQRWLGDTVEEIALEKLAVVEPGGTLVLAPGLTPTVLALATGIAAERDATVVRAEAVPESAVRDPAVVGPFQRQNLGVALAATRAVLARVPHADRSVTDAALVAAGEDRLPIRGRLEVVGRQPLVVVDAAHNVQAARALLAAFDGVAQGRPTVAVVAFLDDKDPSGILALLAERCDSFVATTTDSPRALPAAAVARTARAHGATAHEAATPSQALALARAAAGPDGAVLVTGTTSLVRELHAPGAIANRSRF, encoded by the coding sequence ATGAGCGCGTCGGCCGCCGCGGCCGACGCCGAGCGCTGGCTGCTGGCGCTCGAGAACTTCGGCATCCGGCCCGGCCTGGACCGGATGTCCGCGCTGCTCGCGGCGCTGGCGCTGCCCGACCGGCCCACCGTCCATCTCGTCGGGACCAACGGGAAGACGTCGACGACGCTGCTGTGCGCGGCGATGCTGCAGCGCGCCGGCCTGCGCGCGGGCGCGTACGTCAGCCCGCACGTGGAGTCGTTCGCGGACCGGATCCACGTCGGCGGCGCGCCGCTGACGGACGCCGCGTTCGGGGGCCTGGCGGGCGAGGTCCGCGCGGCGGTCGCGACGCTGCCCGACGGGGCGGGTCAGTTCGAGGCGCTGACCGCGATCGCGCTGCTGGCGTTCGCCCGCGACGGCGCCGACGTCCAGGTGCTCGAGGCGGGGCTCGGCGGGCGCCTGGACGCCACCAACGCGGTCCGCTCCGACGTCCAGGTCCTCACGAGCGTCGGCCTGGACCACCAGCGCTGGCTCGGGGACACCGTCGAGGAGATCGCGCTGGAGAAGCTCGCGGTGGTCGAGCCGGGCGGCACGCTCGTGCTCGCCCCGGGCCTGACGCCGACCGTGCTGGCGCTCGCCACCGGCATCGCCGCCGAGCGGGACGCCACCGTGGTGCGGGCCGAGGCCGTCCCGGAGTCCGCGGTCCGCGACCCGGCGGTCGTCGGCCCGTTCCAGCGGCAGAACCTCGGGGTGGCGCTCGCGGCGACGCGCGCCGTCCTCGCGCGCGTCCCGCACGCCGACCGGTCCGTCACCGACGCCGCGCTCGTCGCGGCCGGGGAGGACCGGCTGCCGATCCGCGGGCGGCTCGAGGTCGTCGGCCGACAGCCGCTCGTGGTGGTCGACGCGGCGCACAACGTGCAGGCGGCGCGCGCCCTGCTGGCCGCGTTCGACGGCGTCGCGCAGGGACGGCCGACCGTCGCGGTCGTCGCCTTCCTCGACGACAAGGACCCTTCGGGCATCCTCGCGCTCCTGGCGGAGCGCTGCGACTCGTTCGTGGCCACGACCACGGACAGCCCGCGCGCGCTCCCCGCGGCCGCGGTCGCGCGGACCGCGCGCGCCCACGGCGCGACGGCCCACGAGGCGGCGACGCCGTCGCAGGCCCTGGCGCTCGCGCGTGCGGCCGCGGGGCCGGACGGCGCGGTGCTCGTGACGGGCACGACCTCGCTCGTGCGCGAGCTGCACGCCCCCGGCGCGATCGCCAACCGCTCGCGGTTCTGA
- the ndk gene encoding nucleoside-diphosphate kinase: MAEKTLILVKPDAFARNLTGEILARFERKGLTIEALKLVHTPRETAETHYAEHAERPFFGELVDFITSGPLVAAILSGNDAIKASRQLIGATNPLEAATGSIRGDFATLVGENMVHGSDSPESAEREIGIWFPEL, from the coding sequence ATGGCCGAGAAGACCCTCATCCTCGTCAAGCCCGACGCCTTCGCGCGCAACCTCACCGGCGAGATCCTCGCGCGCTTCGAGCGCAAGGGCCTCACGATCGAGGCGCTGAAGCTCGTGCACACGCCGCGGGAGACCGCGGAGACGCACTATGCCGAGCACGCCGAGCGCCCGTTCTTCGGCGAGCTCGTCGACTTCATCACCTCCGGGCCGCTGGTGGCCGCGATCCTCAGCGGCAACGACGCGATCAAGGCGTCGCGTCAGCTGATCGGCGCGACCAACCCGCTGGAGGCCGCGACCGGCTCGATCCGCGGCGACTTCGCCACCCTCGTCGGCGAGAACATGGTGCACGGCTCCGACTCGCCCGAGTCCGCGGAGCGCGAGATCGGCATCTGGTTCCCGGAGCTGTAG
- a CDS encoding DUF7144 family membrane protein, whose translation MTTAHRWGVALLAVAGGLQVVYGLAAVSGYGPLRESVRDIESNPNYGKLYFSLAVWGVLLLLVGSACVWSARKLQHDARHARMGGLCAALVGLGLAFFTLAIFHVASLVSVVLLLMTLYVLSYRVEDPPDTRGPFG comes from the coding sequence ATGACGACCGCGCACCGCTGGGGCGTCGCGCTCCTCGCCGTGGCCGGCGGTCTGCAGGTGGTCTACGGTCTCGCCGCCGTGTCGGGCTACGGCCCGTTGCGGGAGAGCGTCCGCGACATCGAGTCGAACCCCAACTACGGCAAGCTCTACTTCAGCCTCGCGGTCTGGGGCGTGCTGCTGCTGCTCGTCGGCTCGGCGTGCGTGTGGTCGGCCCGCAAGCTGCAGCACGACGCCCGTCACGCCCGGATGGGCGGGCTCTGCGCGGCGCTCGTCGGGCTCGGGCTCGCGTTCTTCACGCTGGCGATCTTCCACGTCGCGTCGCTGGTGTCCGTCGTGCTGCTGCTGATGACCCTGTACGTGCTCTCCTACCGGGTCGAGGACCCGCCGGACACGCGCGGGCCGTTCGGCTAG